From one Lactiplantibacillus paraplantarum genomic stretch:
- the holB gene encoding DNA polymerase III subunit delta', whose amino-acid sequence MATTESFAQTLAAKQPRLLAAFKHIIAQNHLAHAYLLAGMEGAGQPELAHWIAQRLFCLHVKDGEPDGTCEECVRIANGSHPDIVTVAPEGQRIHVDQVRYLKAEFSKSAVEGNRKLFIINDAEKMTASAANSLLKFIEEPSGNVTALLLTTNKQLILPTIISRTQVIEFPPLNAQALQQTFEQAGIAPNQAQMLRGLTNSVTQAQALLVDDWLPQAAQALWRWFDQAVKGDPRSFVAVQVNLVGLAKDADHQLVMLDLIAALFQDLLQLHFEVAATALTFGQYQKELAGLTAEVSDEQLIAATELALTAKRQLASNISFQNVLEGLTLKLWPIFQTNA is encoded by the coding sequence ATGGCAACAACCGAGTCATTTGCGCAAACGTTAGCGGCAAAGCAGCCTCGTTTACTAGCGGCATTTAAACACATCATTGCCCAGAATCATCTGGCCCACGCGTACCTGTTGGCGGGCATGGAAGGCGCTGGACAACCGGAACTAGCCCATTGGATCGCCCAACGATTGTTCTGCTTGCATGTTAAGGATGGTGAACCAGATGGGACTTGTGAAGAGTGCGTTCGGATTGCTAATGGATCGCATCCCGATATTGTGACGGTGGCTCCCGAAGGTCAGCGAATTCACGTTGATCAGGTCCGTTACTTAAAAGCTGAATTCTCTAAGAGTGCGGTCGAAGGTAACCGGAAACTGTTCATCATTAATGATGCGGAGAAGATGACGGCGAGTGCTGCCAATAGCTTATTGAAGTTTATTGAGGAGCCAAGTGGTAACGTCACGGCCTTATTATTAACGACAAATAAGCAATTGATATTACCAACGATTATTTCACGAACACAGGTGATCGAATTTCCACCATTGAATGCGCAAGCGTTGCAACAGACGTTTGAGCAGGCGGGCATCGCGCCTAACCAAGCGCAAATGCTACGGGGGCTGACGAATAGTGTCACCCAGGCGCAAGCTTTGCTAGTGGATGATTGGTTACCACAAGCCGCACAAGCTTTGTGGCGGTGGTTTGATCAGGCTGTTAAGGGTGATCCACGTAGTTTCGTAGCCGTGCAGGTTAACTTAGTTGGTTTAGCTAAGGACGCTGATCATCAGCTGGTCATGTTGGATTTGATCGCGGCCTTGTTCCAAGATTTATTACAATTACATTTTGAGGTGGCCGCAACGGCGTTAACTTTTGGGCAGTATCAAAAAGAATTGGCCGGGTTAACGGCTGAAGTCAGCGATGAGCAGTTGATTGCGGCCACTGAATTGGCTTTAACGGCTAAGCGTCAGTTGGCCAGTAACATTAGTTTTCAAAATGTCTTAGAAGGCTTAACCTTGAAGTTATGGCCGATTTTTCAAACAAACGCTTAA
- a CDS encoding DNA replication initiation control protein YabA, whose amino-acid sequence MDKRDLYDSFGEMEQQMQQMLDKMAKLRADMTTVLEKNAELVIENEHLREHMVEIENELPKKPTSTTTLSKSRQNLEKLYDEGFHVCNQFYGKRRDDDESCVFCLEVIYGERERA is encoded by the coding sequence GTGGATAAGCGTGATTTATACGATAGTTTCGGTGAGATGGAACAACAGATGCAACAAATGCTAGACAAGATGGCTAAGTTACGCGCCGATATGACAACGGTGTTAGAGAAAAACGCGGAATTGGTCATTGAAAATGAACATTTACGTGAACACATGGTTGAGATTGAAAATGAATTGCCGAAAAAACCAACCAGCACGACCACGCTCTCAAAATCACGTCAGAATTTGGAAAAGCTTTATGATGAAGGTTTCCACGTTTGCAATCAGTTCTATGGTAAACGGCGTGACGATGATGAATCCTGCGTTTTTTGTTTAGAAGTCATTTATGGTGAACGGGAACGTGCATAG
- a CDS encoding cyclic-di-AMP receptor: MKLIIAIVQDKDSNRLSSQFIEANVRATKLSTTGGFLRSGNTTFMIGIDDDRVDEVLAMIKETSHAREQFMTPPVNLDVTMDGAAAYPVEVQVGGATVFVLPIEQFHQF; the protein is encoded by the coding sequence ATGAAATTAATTATTGCAATCGTTCAAGATAAGGACAGTAACCGGTTGAGCAGCCAGTTCATTGAAGCCAATGTTCGGGCCACGAAGCTCTCAACAACGGGGGGCTTCCTACGTTCAGGTAATACTACTTTTATGATTGGTATTGATGATGACCGTGTGGATGAAGTCTTAGCCATGATTAAAGAAACAAGTCATGCACGGGAACAATTTATGACACCGCCAGTCAATTTGGACGTGACAATGGACGGTGCAGCTGCCTATCCAGTTGAAGTTCAAGTCGGTGGCGCCACAGTCTTTGTCTTACCAATTGAACAATTTCACCAATTTTAA
- the rsmI gene encoding 16S rRNA (cytidine(1402)-2'-O)-methyltransferase, giving the protein METQQSFADHMGVGTLYLVPTPIGNLQDMTYRAVATLKTVDLIAAEDTRNTQKLLNHFEITTKQISFHEHNTQERIPQLIEKLQAGVNLAQVSDAGMPSISDPGKELVAACIKVNIPVVPLPGANAGLTALIASGLVPQPFYFYGFLPRKKNEQKADLAKLAQRHETVVLYESPFRVAKTLALLATVCEGTRPIVACRELTKRYEEFARGTLTEMVAWAQDHQLKGEFVLLIGGNPDTDEPETTDELAQLPVKAQVEALIAAGDKPNVAIKTIAKRRNIPRQSVYNQFHELNTNDEES; this is encoded by the coding sequence TTGGAAACACAACAGAGTTTTGCAGATCATATGGGTGTTGGAACCTTATACTTAGTACCGACCCCAATTGGTAACTTACAGGATATGACTTACCGGGCAGTAGCAACGCTTAAAACGGTCGACTTAATTGCTGCAGAAGATACCCGTAATACCCAGAAGTTATTGAATCATTTTGAAATTACAACGAAACAAATTAGCTTTCATGAACATAACACCCAAGAACGGATTCCCCAGTTGATTGAGAAATTACAGGCGGGCGTTAACTTAGCACAAGTTAGTGACGCTGGTATGCCGTCCATTAGTGATCCTGGTAAAGAACTCGTGGCGGCCTGCATTAAAGTGAATATTCCAGTCGTGCCACTACCAGGTGCTAATGCCGGCCTGACTGCGCTGATTGCTTCTGGGTTAGTACCACAGCCATTTTATTTCTACGGCTTTTTACCGCGTAAGAAGAATGAACAAAAAGCTGATTTAGCTAAATTGGCTCAGCGACATGAAACAGTTGTCTTGTACGAATCACCATTTCGCGTTGCCAAGACCTTGGCCCTCCTAGCGACCGTCTGTGAAGGGACGCGGCCAATCGTGGCGTGCCGGGAATTGACTAAGCGTTACGAGGAGTTTGCGCGCGGAACGTTGACTGAAATGGTGGCATGGGCGCAGGATCACCAGTTAAAGGGTGAATTCGTCCTTTTGATTGGTGGTAATCCGGATACGGATGAACCAGAAACAACGGACGAATTGGCACAGTTGCCAGTCAAAGCCCAAGTCGAAGCGTTGATTGCAGCCGGAGATAAGCCCAACGTAGCCATTAAGACGATTGCGAAGCGGCGGAATATTCCCCGGCAAAGCGTCTATAATCAGTTTCATGAACTAAATACCAACGATGAGGAGTCTTGA
- a CDS encoding acyl-[acyl-carrier-protein] thioesterase, translating to MATLGANASLYSEQHRITYYECDRTGRATLTTLIDIAVLASEDQSDALGLTTAMVQSHGVGWVVTQYAIDITRMPRQDEVVTIAVRGSAYNPYFAYREFWIRDADGQQLAYITSIWVMMSQTTRRIVKILPELVAPYQSEAVKRIPRLPRPINFEATNTTITKPYHVRFFDIDPNRHVNNAHYFDWLVDTLPATFLLQHDLVHVDVRYENEVKYGQTVTAHANILPSEVADQVTTSHLIEVDGEKCCEVTIQWRTLAEPIQ from the coding sequence ATGGCAACTTTAGGCGCAAATGCGAGTCTTTACAGTGAACAGCACCGGATTACGTATTATGAATGTGATCGTACTGGTCGGGCAACTTTAACGACATTAATTGATATTGCCGTACTGGCATCAGAGGATCAAAGCGACGCCCTTGGTTTAACGACGGCAATGGTGCAAAGCCATGGTGTTGGTTGGGTCGTCACGCAATATGCTATTGATATTACGCGGATGCCCCGCCAAGACGAAGTGGTGACAATTGCCGTTCGGGGCAGTGCCTATAATCCATACTTTGCTTACCGTGAATTTTGGATTCGGGATGCCGATGGTCAACAGTTGGCCTATATTACGAGTATCTGGGTCATGATGAGTCAAACAACCCGGCGAATCGTAAAAATTTTACCGGAACTGGTTGCACCTTATCAGTCGGAAGCCGTCAAGCGCATTCCACGCTTGCCACGCCCGATTAATTTTGAAGCGACCAATACGACGATTACGAAGCCGTATCACGTTCGCTTCTTTGATATTGATCCCAACCGGCACGTCAATAATGCACACTATTTTGACTGGCTTGTGGATACGTTACCCGCGACGTTCTTACTTCAACACGATTTAGTCCATGTGGACGTTCGCTATGAAAATGAAGTCAAGTACGGTCAGACGGTAACTGCTCATGCAAATATCTTACCGAGTGAAGTGGCTGATCAAGTGACGACGAGTCATTTAATTGAAGTTGATGGTGAGAAGTGTTGTGAAGTTACGATTCAGTGGCGGACCTTAGCAGAACCGATTCAGTAA
- a CDS encoding YaaL family protein — MFKRKQKIKHPKELYDEKLLATLNAAKLDWDRAKQNQEAVYDNNTSELVTQTALARAKYLYLYREARLRQVHGQTIQRSVIDK; from the coding sequence ATGTTTAAACGCAAACAGAAAATCAAGCATCCCAAAGAACTTTACGATGAAAAGTTATTAGCGACGCTGAATGCTGCCAAGCTGGACTGGGACCGTGCGAAACAGAACCAAGAGGCAGTCTATGATAATAATACTAGTGAACTGGTGACTCAGACCGCTTTAGCGCGGGCCAAGTATTTATATCTGTATCGCGAAGCACGGTTGCGGCAAGTTCATGGCCAGACGATTCAGCGGTCAGTGATTGATAAGTAG
- a CDS encoding PhnE/PtxC family ABC transporter permease, whose product MIENSQPKTQVLQPSAPPTRSISLVTRPRKILRAVMIGLTLVSIYSLVTLNNANLNISDALHSLGLNLNAMFLHPSIGQDTWGQLLRALVTSVSLAMLTTLLGALIAFFIAVGAARNLAPSWLATSIKAVMAFIRAIPTILWVLIYSVVMGLGASAAVVGLTFHSVAYLVKAYSESIEETSQDTIEALKASGVGFWPIVFQAILPSIIPALLSWTFIRFEINFANAVAVGAAAGADDIGYYLFMAGSFYFDFHEVGLIVYLLLGVAIVLELVSMRLRGHYLKNN is encoded by the coding sequence ATGATTGAAAATAGTCAACCCAAAACACAAGTACTGCAACCGTCAGCGCCACCAACCCGGTCGATTTCGTTGGTGACTCGGCCTCGTAAAATCTTGCGAGCCGTTATGATTGGCCTAACCCTTGTTAGTATTTATTCATTAGTCACGCTCAACAATGCTAATCTGAACATCAGTGACGCGCTGCATAGTTTAGGACTCAACTTGAACGCCATGTTCTTGCACCCTAGTATTGGTCAAGACACATGGGGACAGCTCTTACGAGCCCTGGTAACGAGTGTGTCACTTGCGATGTTGACAACGCTGTTAGGCGCGCTAATCGCCTTCTTCATTGCCGTCGGTGCTGCTCGCAACTTAGCACCCAGTTGGTTAGCAACTAGTATTAAAGCGGTCATGGCCTTTATCCGTGCCATCCCAACGATTTTATGGGTCTTAATTTACTCCGTAGTCATGGGGTTAGGTGCTAGTGCTGCCGTGGTCGGCTTGACCTTCCACAGTGTAGCGTACTTGGTTAAGGCTTATTCTGAAAGTATTGAAGAAACCTCGCAAGATACGATTGAAGCGTTAAAGGCGAGTGGCGTGGGTTTTTGGCCGATTGTGTTTCAGGCCATTCTCCCGTCAATCATTCCAGCACTTCTTAGCTGGACGTTTATCCGGTTTGAAATTAACTTTGCCAATGCGGTCGCCGTTGGTGCGGCAGCCGGTGCTGACGATATCGGTTACTACCTCTTCATGGCCGGCAGTTTCTACTTCGATTTCCATGAAGTTGGTTTGATTGTCTACCTACTCTTGGGTGTCGCAATCGTGCTCGAACTGGTTTCTATGCGGTTACGTGGCCACTACTTAAAGAACAACTAA
- the galE gene encoding UDP-glucose 4-epimerase GalE, producing MSILVLGGAGYIGSHMVDRLVEHGTDVVVVDNLITGHRAAVNSTAKFYQGDLRDADFLNHVFDTEDIEAVVHFAAFSIVPESMSKPLKYFDNNTGGMITLLETMQAHDVKQIVFSSTAATYGTPKQIPIKETDPQLPINPYGASKLMMEQIMHWADVAYGIKFVALRYFNVAGAKPDGSIGEDHGPETHLVPIILQVAQGKRDELKIFGDDYNTPDGTNVRDYVHVIDLADAHILALKYLAAGNDSNAFNLGSSTGFSNKQMLAAAREVTGQPIPAKLAPRRPGDPDSLVAASDKARDVLGWQPNYDNVNDIIETAWAWTQKHPNGYDDRD from the coding sequence ATGTCAATTTTAGTTTTAGGGGGAGCTGGCTACATTGGTTCTCATATGGTCGATCGGTTAGTGGAACACGGTACGGACGTCGTAGTCGTGGATAATTTAATCACGGGCCATCGCGCTGCTGTTAATTCGACGGCCAAGTTTTATCAGGGTGATTTGCGGGATGCGGATTTTTTGAATCACGTTTTTGATACTGAGGATATTGAAGCTGTCGTGCATTTTGCCGCCTTTTCAATCGTACCAGAATCAATGAGTAAGCCACTGAAGTATTTCGATAACAATACTGGTGGGATGATCACATTACTTGAAACGATGCAGGCCCATGATGTGAAGCAAATCGTCTTCTCATCAACGGCCGCTACTTATGGGACACCTAAGCAGATTCCAATTAAAGAAACTGATCCGCAATTACCGATTAACCCGTATGGGGCTAGCAAGTTGATGATGGAACAAATTATGCACTGGGCGGATGTCGCTTATGGCATTAAGTTTGTTGCGCTACGTTACTTTAACGTGGCGGGTGCCAAGCCAGATGGCAGTATTGGTGAAGATCATGGCCCTGAAACGCATCTGGTGCCGATTATTTTACAAGTGGCGCAAGGAAAACGCGATGAACTCAAAATTTTTGGCGATGACTATAATACGCCGGATGGGACGAATGTGCGTGACTATGTGCATGTTATCGACTTAGCTGATGCACACATCTTGGCTTTGAAGTACTTGGCTGCGGGTAATGACAGTAATGCCTTTAACTTGGGCTCTTCAACTGGTTTTTCTAACAAACAAATGTTAGCAGCCGCTCGTGAAGTTACCGGGCAACCAATTCCAGCTAAGTTAGCACCACGGCGGCCTGGCGATCCAGACTCGTTAGTTGCGGCTAGTGATAAGGCGCGTGACGTGCTAGGCTGGCAACCAAACTATGACAATGTTAACGATATTATTGAAACGGCATGGGCTTGGACGCAGAAGCATCCAAATGGCTACGATGATCGTGACTAG
- the phnX gene encoding phosphonoacetaldehyde hydrolase, translating into MTIKAVIFDWAGTTIDYGSRAPIVAFQKAFANVGIQISEAEIRQDMGLDKYTHIHKIMDLPAVQNDWQARFQVLPTEDDCNQIFSNFKTILLSSLTEFGQLKPGMSTVIDYLAAHDISYGTTTGYDAEMLALVLPIAAKQGYRPAVNITSEQTGGIGRPAPAMLALAAEQLTITDPTTVMKIGDSVNDILEGNNADAVSVGIIDGSNIMGLSELAFNALNPAEQAERRAHVTAAYQRAGADYILQSMAELPALLDQINQPVATDH; encoded by the coding sequence ATGACAATTAAAGCAGTAATTTTTGACTGGGCCGGCACAACCATTGACTATGGCAGCCGGGCGCCCATCGTGGCTTTCCAAAAAGCCTTTGCCAACGTTGGTATTCAAATCTCTGAAGCTGAGATTCGCCAAGATATGGGACTAGATAAGTACACCCATATCCATAAAATCATGGATTTACCGGCCGTTCAAAACGACTGGCAAGCGCGTTTCCAAGTCCTACCAACTGAAGACGACTGTAATCAAATCTTTAGCAACTTCAAAACTATCTTGCTCAGCTCACTGACTGAATTTGGGCAATTGAAGCCCGGTATGTCAACCGTAATCGATTACTTGGCTGCTCACGATATTAGCTACGGCACGACCACCGGCTATGACGCTGAAATGTTAGCCTTAGTCTTACCGATTGCAGCTAAGCAAGGCTATCGACCCGCTGTCAACATTACCTCAGAACAAACTGGGGGCATTGGTCGACCAGCACCGGCAATGCTGGCGTTAGCAGCTGAACAGCTCACAATCACCGATCCCACGACCGTTATGAAAATTGGGGATTCCGTTAACGATATCCTGGAAGGTAACAACGCCGACGCAGTCTCTGTAGGGATTATTGATGGTAGCAACATCATGGGACTCTCGGAGTTAGCCTTCAACGCCCTTAATCCCGCCGAACAAGCTGAACGACGAGCCCACGTCACTGCCGCTTACCAGCGCGCTGGTGCCGATTATATTTTACAATCGATGGCTGAGTTACCGGCATTGCTTGATCAAATCAATCAACCGGTTGCCACTGATCATTAG
- the tmk gene encoding dTMP kinase translates to MLTGKLVTFEGPDGAGKTSALNAIVAKLQPQLGDRLVVTREPGGNQISESIRKIILDRHNTAMDDRTEALLYAAARRQHIVQTIQPALQNDQLVLCDRYIDSSVAYQGAGRGIGEQAVYDMNQFATAGLTADLTLYFDVDAAVGLNRIQKHRQNEINRLDVEALSFHHRVQAAYLKLLAEHPDRIKRVDASQPLDQVVAQALQIMAAQLPTCLAPKGGEDQ, encoded by the coding sequence ATGTTGACAGGAAAATTAGTTACTTTTGAAGGGCCAGACGGTGCCGGCAAAACGTCAGCTTTAAACGCGATTGTGGCCAAATTACAGCCACAATTAGGGGATCGCTTAGTTGTGACGCGTGAACCGGGCGGTAATCAAATCTCAGAATCAATTCGAAAAATTATTTTGGACCGTCATAATACAGCGATGGACGACCGTACGGAAGCATTACTCTATGCAGCGGCGCGGCGACAACATATCGTCCAAACCATTCAACCAGCGTTGCAAAACGACCAACTTGTCTTGTGCGATCGCTACATTGATAGTTCGGTCGCTTATCAGGGGGCTGGTCGTGGTATTGGTGAACAAGCAGTTTATGATATGAATCAGTTCGCGACTGCGGGGTTAACCGCAGATTTAACGTTGTATTTCGACGTAGATGCTGCTGTTGGATTAAACCGCATTCAAAAACATCGCCAAAATGAAATTAATCGCTTGGACGTGGAAGCTTTAAGTTTCCATCACCGGGTGCAAGCAGCGTATTTAAAATTACTGGCTGAACATCCTGACCGTATTAAACGCGTCGATGCAAGTCAGCCATTGGACCAAGTTGTGGCGCAGGCCTTACAAATTATGGCGGCGCAGTTACCGACTTGTTTGGCACCCAAGGGAGGGGAAGACCAATGA
- the phnW gene encoding 2-aminoethylphosphonate--pyruvate transaminase, with amino-acid sequence MKQPYLLLTPGPLSTTASVKDAMQIDYCTWDSDYRHVTETIRQQILAMAQANPENYTTVLLQGSGSFGVEATIGTAVPRTDATLMIAINGAYGHRISQIAEYYGIPHIDVVFNEDEAVDPVRIAATLANHPEITHFATVHSETTTGILNPIEALMPIMHEHGIVTIIDAMSSLGGVPINVDELDCDYLISSANKCVQGVPGFAFIIAKQATLAHTADNARSLCLDLYDQWQAMTKQPGKWRFTSPTHVVHAFAQALIELQAEGGVTPRYQRYRASQQLLSDGLQALGFELVIDPAIQGPIITSFKYPNVDFDFADFYQFIKQRGFVIYPGKVSNIPSFRIGTIGDVDTTDIQRLLAIIGDYQQLHR; translated from the coding sequence ATGAAACAACCTTATTTACTCTTAACACCCGGTCCACTCAGTACGACGGCCAGTGTCAAGGACGCCATGCAAATTGATTATTGTACTTGGGATAGTGACTATCGGCACGTCACCGAAACCATTCGGCAACAAATCTTAGCCATGGCCCAAGCCAATCCAGAAAACTATACGACCGTCCTACTACAAGGAAGCGGCAGTTTCGGTGTCGAGGCCACCATTGGTACCGCGGTACCGCGAACTGATGCAACCTTGATGATTGCCATTAACGGCGCGTACGGACATCGAATCAGTCAAATCGCGGAATATTACGGCATTCCACATATCGACGTTGTTTTTAACGAAGATGAAGCCGTCGACCCGGTTCGGATCGCAGCAACCTTGGCTAACCATCCTGAGATTACCCATTTTGCGACCGTTCACAGCGAAACGACGACTGGTATTCTCAACCCAATCGAAGCGTTAATGCCCATCATGCATGAACATGGGATCGTAACGATCATCGATGCTATGTCCAGTTTAGGCGGCGTCCCAATCAACGTTGATGAATTGGATTGTGACTACTTGATTAGTAGCGCCAACAAGTGTGTGCAAGGCGTGCCCGGCTTTGCGTTCATCATTGCGAAACAAGCAACCCTGGCCCACACGGCCGACAACGCCCGTTCACTTTGCCTGGACCTCTACGACCAGTGGCAGGCCATGACTAAGCAACCAGGTAAATGGCGCTTCACTTCGCCAACCCACGTGGTACACGCCTTTGCGCAAGCACTCATTGAATTGCAAGCAGAAGGCGGCGTGACACCACGCTACCAACGTTACCGTGCGAGTCAACAACTCCTTAGCGACGGTTTACAAGCGCTAGGTTTTGAATTAGTGATTGATCCAGCCATTCAAGGGCCCATCATTACGTCATTCAAATACCCAAACGTCGACTTTGATTTTGCTGACTTCTATCAGTTCATTAAACAACGCGGCTTCGTCATTTATCCTGGAAAGGTTTCAAATATTCCTAGCTTCAGAATTGGTACCATCGGTGATGTTGATACAACTGATATTCAACGACTCTTAGCGATTATCGGTGATTATCAACAACTCCACCGCTAA